The following proteins come from a genomic window of Winogradskyella sp. PC-19:
- a CDS encoding DUF3703 domain-containing protein, whose translation MKFNTKIPKHLKQAYNEELKLYSFCLENKHFGNAWYHLERSHIIGQSYPIEHTYSHWLMLKFGFRQKDTKEVIGQIVRLFVGGWKSFINHVPLGNTGGANVPPLKRMPIPNDIEKLLDIE comes from the coding sequence ATGAAGTTTAATACTAAAATACCTAAACATCTTAAACAGGCGTATAACGAAGAATTAAAACTATACAGTTTCTGTTTAGAAAATAAGCATTTTGGCAATGCTTGGTATCATTTAGAACGCAGTCATATCATAGGGCAATCTTATCCAATAGAACATACCTATTCACATTGGTTAATGCTAAAATTTGGATTTAGACAAAAAGATACTAAAGAAGTAATAGGTCAAATAGTTAGGTTGTTTGTGGGTGGCTGGAAATCATTTATAAATCACGTTCCACTTGGTAATACAGGTGGAGCAAACGTGCCACCATTAAAACGGATGCCTATTCCCAAT